From the Nitrobacter hamburgensis X14 genome, one window contains:
- the rplD gene encoding 50S ribosomal protein L4 codes for MELNVTTLEGNAAGSVQLSDGIFGLEPRKDLIQRCVNWQLAKRQAGTHKTKGRAEIWRTGKKMFKQKGTGNARHGSARVPQFRGGGRAFGPVVRSHAHDLPKKVRALALRHALSAKAKDGGLIVIDSAELNEAKTKALVGHFSGLGLTNALIVDGAAVHAGFATAARNIPNIDVLPIQGINVYDILRRRKLVLTKAAVDALEARFK; via the coding sequence ATGGAACTGAACGTCACCACCCTCGAAGGCAACGCCGCGGGCTCGGTCCAACTCTCGGACGGGATTTTCGGCCTGGAGCCGCGCAAGGATCTGATCCAGCGCTGCGTCAACTGGCAGCTCGCCAAGCGTCAGGCCGGCACCCACAAGACCAAGGGCCGCGCGGAAATCTGGCGCACCGGCAAGAAGATGTTCAAGCAGAAGGGCACCGGCAATGCCCGTCACGGCTCGGCCCGCGTGCCGCAGTTCCGTGGCGGTGGCCGCGCGTTCGGCCCGGTCGTTCGCAGCCATGCCCACGATCTGCCGAAGAAGGTGCGCGCGCTGGCGCTGCGCCACGCACTGTCGGCGAAGGCCAAGGACGGCGGTCTAATCGTCATCGACAGCGCTGAACTGAATGAGGCCAAGACCAAGGCCTTGGTGGGCCACTTTTCCGGCCTCGGCCTGACCAACGCGCTGATCGTGGACGGCGCCGCGGTCCATGCCGGGTTCGCGACCGCCGCGCGCAACATTCCGAACATCGACGTGCTGCCGATCCAGGGCATCAACGTTTACGACATCCTGCGCCGTCGGAAACTGGTGCTGACCAAGGCGGCGGTTGATGCGTTGGAGGCGCGCTTCAAATGA
- a CDS encoding 50S ribosomal protein L23 — MTIDAKHYDVIVAPVITEKATMASEYNKVVFKVTRKATKPQIKEAVEKLFDVKVKSVNTLVRKGKAKVFRGSFGSQSDSKRAVVTLEEGHRIDVTTGL, encoded by the coding sequence ATGACAATCGATGCGAAGCATTACGACGTGATCGTCGCTCCGGTCATTACCGAAAAGGCGACGATGGCCTCCGAATACAACAAGGTTGTGTTCAAGGTGACGCGCAAGGCGACCAAGCCGCAGATCAAGGAAGCGGTCGAGAAGCTGTTCGACGTCAAGGTCAAGAGTGTGAACACGCTGGTCCGCAAGGGCAAGGCGAAGGTGTTCCGCGGCAGCTTCGGGTCGCAATCGGACTCCAAGCGCGCGGTCGTGACCCTCGAAGAGGGCCACCGCATCGACGTCACCACCGGGCTCTGA
- the rplB gene encoding 50S ribosomal protein L2 encodes MALKTFNPTTPGQRQLVMVDRSALYKGKPVKALTEGKRGKGGRNNTGRITVRFRGGGHKQAYRNVDFKRGKEDVPAIVERLEYDPNRTAFIALIKYQDGEQAYILAPQRLAVGDTVVAGNYVDVKPGNVMPLGNMPVGTIVHNVEMKIGKGGQLARSAGTYAQIVGRDHDYVILRLNSGEQRLVHGRCRGAIGAVSNPDHMNTSIGKAGRTRWMGRRPHNRGVVMNPIDHPHGGGEGRTSGGRHPVTPWGKPTKGKKTRSNKSTNKFILISRHKRKK; translated from the coding sequence ATGGCACTTAAGACATTCAATCCAACGACGCCGGGCCAGCGCCAGCTGGTGATGGTCGATCGCTCCGCCCTCTACAAGGGCAAGCCGGTCAAGGCGCTTACCGAGGGAAAGCGCGGCAAGGGCGGCCGCAACAACACCGGGCGCATCACCGTGCGGTTTCGCGGCGGCGGCCACAAGCAGGCCTACCGCAACGTCGATTTCAAGCGCGGCAAGGAGGATGTGCCGGCGATTGTCGAGCGGCTCGAATACGACCCGAACCGCACCGCGTTCATCGCGCTGATCAAGTATCAGGACGGCGAGCAGGCCTATATTCTCGCGCCGCAGCGTCTGGCCGTCGGCGACACCGTCGTTGCCGGCAACTATGTCGACGTCAAGCCGGGCAATGTCATGCCGCTCGGCAACATGCCCGTGGGTACCATCGTCCATAATGTCGAGATGAAGATCGGCAAGGGTGGTCAGCTCGCGCGGTCCGCCGGCACCTATGCCCAGATCGTCGGTCGCGACCACGACTACGTCATCCTGCGCCTGAATTCGGGCGAGCAGCGCCTGGTGCACGGCCGTTGCCGCGGCGCCATCGGCGCGGTGTCGAATCCGGATCACATGAATACCTCGATCGGCAAGGCGGGCCGCACCCGCTGGATGGGCCGCCGCCCGCACAACCGCGGCGTGGTCATGAACCCGATCGACCATCCGCATGGCGGTGGCGAAGGCCGCACCTCGGGCGGCCGTCATCCGGTGACGCCGTGGGGCAAGCCGACCAAGGGTAAGAAGACTCGTTCCAACAAGTCGACCAACAAGTTCATTCTCATCAGCCGCCACAAGCGGAAGAAGTAG
- the rpsS gene encoding 30S ribosomal protein S19, with protein sequence MVRSVWKGPFVEGSLLKKADAARASGRHDVIKIWSRRSTILPQFVGLVFGVYNGHKHVPVSVNEEMVGHKFGEFSPTRTFHGHSGDKKAKRA encoded by the coding sequence ATGGTTCGTTCAGTCTGGAAAGGCCCGTTCGTCGAAGGCTCGCTGCTCAAGAAGGCAGATGCCGCGCGGGCAAGCGGCCGTCATGACGTCATCAAGATCTGGAGCCGCCGCTCAACCATTCTGCCGCAGTTTGTCGGCTTGGTGTTCGGCGTCTACAACGGCCATAAGCACGTGCCGGTGTCTGTCAACGAGGAGATGGTTGGTCACAAGTTCGGTGAGTTTTCGCCGACCCGGACCTTCCATGGCCATTCGGGCGACAAGAAAGCCAAGAGGGCTTGA
- the rplV gene encoding 50S ribosomal protein L22: protein MSKPKRERSLPENEAKAIARMLRVSPQKLNLVAQLIRGRKASAALADLQFSRKRIAGDVKKCLESAIANAENNHDLDVDELVVAQAFVGNGMVMKRFAPRGRGRSGRIYKPFSQLTIVVRQVEAEASA, encoded by the coding sequence ATGAGCAAACCAAAGCGCGAACGGAGCCTCCCGGAAAACGAGGCCAAGGCGATCGCCCGGATGCTTCGGGTGAGCCCGCAGAAGCTCAATCTGGTTGCGCAACTGATCCGCGGCCGCAAGGCATCGGCGGCGCTCGCCGACCTGCAGTTTTCGCGCAAGCGGATCGCGGGCGACGTGAAGAAGTGCCTGGAATCGGCGATCGCCAACGCCGAGAACAACCACGACCTCGACGTCGACGAGCTGGTTGTGGCGCAAGCGTTTGTCGGCAACGGCATGGTGATGAAGCGTTTCGCACCGCGCGGCCGTGGCCGCTCGGGCCGTATCTATAAACCGTTCTCGCAGCTGACGATCGTGGTGCGTCAGGTCGAGGCCGAGGCGAGCGCTTAA
- the rpsC gene encoding 30S ribosomal protein S3, translating into MGQKINPIGLRLGINRTWDSRWYAGKNEYGRLLHEDVRIRELLHKELKQAAVARIVIERPHKKCRVTIHSARPGVVIGKKGADIDKLRKRVADITSSDVVINIVEIRKPELDATLVAESIAQQLERRVAFRRAMKRAVQSAMRLGAEGIRINCSGRLGGAEIARMEWYREGRVPLHTLRADVDYGVATAFTTFGTCGVKVWIFKGEILEHDPMAQDKRLAGDDNRPRRDAA; encoded by the coding sequence ATGGGTCAAAAGATCAATCCAATCGGGCTGCGTCTGGGCATTAACCGGACCTGGGACTCCCGTTGGTATGCCGGCAAGAACGAGTACGGCAGGCTGCTGCACGAGGACGTCAGGATCCGCGAGCTCCTGCACAAGGAGCTCAAGCAGGCGGCCGTCGCGCGCATCGTGATCGAGCGCCCGCATAAGAAGTGCCGCGTCACGATTCATTCGGCGCGTCCCGGCGTCGTCATCGGCAAGAAGGGCGCCGATATCGACAAGCTTCGCAAGAGGGTTGCCGACATCACTTCGTCCGACGTCGTCATCAACATCGTCGAGATTCGCAAGCCGGAGCTTGATGCCACGTTGGTCGCCGAATCGATCGCGCAGCAGCTTGAGCGCCGCGTCGCGTTCCGCCGCGCGATGAAACGCGCCGTACAGTCGGCGATGCGTCTCGGCGCCGAGGGCATTCGTATCAACTGCTCGGGCCGTCTCGGCGGTGCCGAAATCGCTCGCATGGAGTGGTATCGCGAAGGCCGCGTACCGCTGCACACGCTGCGCGCCGACGTTGATTACGGCGTCGCCACCGCGTTCACGACGTTCGGCACCTGCGGCGTCAAGGTCTGGATCTTCAAGGGCGAAATCCTCGAGCACGATCCGATGGCCCAGGACAAGCGCCTGGCTGGTGACGACAACCGTCCGCGCCGCGACGCGGCTTGA
- the rplP gene encoding 50S ribosomal protein L16 has product MMQPKKTKFRKAHKGRIHGTASSGATLAFGQFGLKAMAPERISARQIEAARRALTRHMKRAGRVWIRVFPDVPVSKKPAEVRMGSGKGAPELWVVRVKPGRVLFEIDGVGAQTAKEALTLAAAKLPIKTRFVARIAE; this is encoded by the coding sequence ATGATGCAACCGAAGAAGACCAAGTTCCGGAAGGCGCACAAGGGCCGCATCCACGGCACCGCGTCGTCGGGCGCGACGCTGGCGTTCGGCCAGTTCGGCCTGAAGGCGATGGCGCCCGAGCGCATCTCGGCGCGCCAGATCGAAGCCGCGCGGCGCGCGCTGACGCGCCACATGAAGCGCGCCGGTCGCGTCTGGATCCGTGTGTTCCCGGATGTGCCTGTATCGAAGAAGCCGGCCGAGGTTCGCATGGGCTCGGGCAAGGGAGCGCCGGAATTGTGGGTGGTGCGGGTCAAGCCGGGTCGGGTGCTTTTCGAGATCGACGGCGTGGGCGCGCAGACCGCGAAGGAAGCGCTGACGCTCGCCGCCGCCAAGCTTCCGATCAAGACGCGCTTCGTCGCGCGCATCGCGGAGTAA
- the rpmC gene encoding 50S ribosomal protein L29 yields the protein MAAMKTSDIRAMSPDQMDDAVANLKKERFNLRFQRATGQLENTSRMREARRDIARIKTIAAQKRDAKK from the coding sequence ATGGCTGCAATGAAGACCTCCGACATTCGCGCGATGAGCCCCGACCAGATGGACGACGCCGTCGCCAATCTGAAGAAGGAGCGGTTCAATCTGCGCTTCCAGCGCGCCACCGGGCAGCTCGAGAACACCTCGCGGATGCGTGAAGCACGCCGCGATATCGCACGGATCAAGACCATCGCCGCGCAGAAGCGCGACGCGAAGAAGTAA
- the rpsQ gene encoding 30S ribosomal protein S17, whose protein sequence is MPKRTLQGVVVSDKQAKTVVVRVDRRFTHPLYKKTIRRSKNYHAHDENNEFKPGDMVWIEESKPISKLKRWTVVRGEQKKTA, encoded by the coding sequence ATGCCGAAACGTACGCTTCAGGGCGTGGTCGTCAGCGACAAGCAAGCCAAGACGGTTGTAGTGCGGGTCGATCGCCGCTTTACCCATCCGCTATACAAGAAGACCATTCGCCGCTCGAAAAACTATCACGCGCACGACGAGAACAACGAGTTCAAGCCGGGCGACATGGTGTGGATCGAGGAAAGCAAGCCGATCTCGAAGTTGAAGCGCTGGACCGTGGTCCGGGGCGAACAGAAGAAAACCGCTTAA
- the rplN gene encoding 50S ribosomal protein L14, producing MIQMQTNLDVADNSGARRVMCIKVLGGSKRRYATVGDIIVVSIKEAIPRGKVKKGDVMKAVVVRVAKDIRRADGSVIRFDRNAAVLINNQSEPVGTRIFGPVPRELRAKNHMKIISLAPEVL from the coding sequence ATGATTCAGATGCAGACCAACCTCGACGTCGCCGATAATTCAGGCGCACGCCGTGTCATGTGCATCAAGGTGCTTGGAGGCTCCAAGCGCCGCTATGCAACGGTGGGCGACATCATCGTCGTGTCGATCAAGGAAGCTATCCCGCGCGGGAAGGTGAAGAAGGGCGACGTCATGAAGGCCGTCGTGGTGCGGGTGGCCAAGGATATCCGCCGCGCCGACGGCTCCGTCATCCGCTTCGACCGCAATGCGGCCGTGCTGATCAACAATCAGTCCGAGCCGGTCGGCACCCGTATTTTCGGACCGGTGCCGCGCGAGTTGCGCGCCAAGAACCACATGAAGATCATATCTCTGGCGCCGGAGGTGCTGTGA
- the rplX gene encoding 50S ribosomal protein L24 yields the protein MAAKIRKGDKVIVLSGRDKGRTGEVFEVRPAESRALVRGVNMVKRHQKQSQSQEGGIISKESPVHLSKIAIVGKDGKPTRVGFKIQADGTKVRVAKRSGAEIDG from the coding sequence ATGGCTGCCAAGATCCGGAAGGGCGACAAGGTTATCGTTTTGTCGGGCCGCGACAAGGGTCGCACCGGCGAAGTGTTTGAGGTGCGTCCCGCGGAAAGCAGGGCGCTGGTGCGCGGCGTCAACATGGTGAAGCGCCACCAGAAGCAGAGCCAGAGCCAGGAGGGCGGCATTATCTCGAAGGAGTCGCCGGTGCACCTGTCCAAAATCGCGATCGTCGGCAAGGACGGCAAGCCGACCCGCGTCGGTTTCAAAATTCAGGCTGACGGCACCAAGGTGCGTGTCGCCAAGCGTTCGGGAGCGGAGATCGATGGCTGA
- the rplE gene encoding 50S ribosomal protein L5 yields MAETAYVPRLRVEYDKSIRTKLTEQFGYVNVMEVPRLDKVVLNMGIGEAVNDRKKAETAAGDLSLIAGQKALVTYSRVAISTFKLRENQPIGCKVTLRKAKMYEFIDRLINVALPRVRDFRGLNPKSFDGGGNYSLGIKEHIIFPEIDFDKAGESWGMDVTVCTTAQTDDEARALLTAFNFPFRQ; encoded by the coding sequence ATGGCTGAGACTGCTTATGTGCCGCGCCTGCGCGTGGAGTACGACAAGAGCATTCGCACCAAGCTGACCGAGCAGTTCGGCTACGTCAATGTCATGGAGGTGCCGCGCCTCGACAAGGTGGTTCTCAACATGGGAATCGGCGAAGCCGTGAACGACCGCAAAAAGGCCGAGACGGCGGCTGGGGATCTGTCGCTGATTGCTGGCCAGAAGGCGCTCGTGACCTATTCGCGTGTTGCGATTTCGACCTTCAAGCTGCGCGAAAACCAGCCGATCGGCTGCAAGGTGACGCTGCGCAAGGCGAAAATGTACGAGTTTATAGATCGCCTGATAAACGTTGCGCTGCCGCGCGTGCGCGACTTCCGCGGTCTCAATCCGAAGAGCTTCGACGGTGGCGGCAATTACTCGCTCGGCATCAAGGAACACATCATTTTCCCCGAAATCGACTTCGACAAGGCCGGGGAGAGCTGGGGCATGGACGTCACGGTCTGCACGACCGCGCAGACCGACGACGAAGCCCGGGCGCTGCTGACTGCATTCAATTTTCCGTTCCGGCAGTGA
- the rpsN gene encoding 30S ribosomal protein S14, whose protein sequence is MAKKSSIEKNNRRKRMTGNAAAKRARLKTIIADKTKPMEERFAATLKLAEMPRNSSATRIRNRCELTGRPRSNYRKTKLSRIALRDLGSRGLVPGLVKSSW, encoded by the coding sequence ATGGCAAAGAAGAGTTCGATCGAGAAGAACAACCGGCGCAAGCGGATGACCGGCAACGCCGCTGCGAAGCGCGCGCGGCTGAAGACCATCATCGCCGACAAGACCAAGCCGATGGAGGAACGGTTCGCCGCCACCCTGAAGCTTGCCGAGATGCCGCGTAACTCGTCGGCGACGCGTATTCGCAACCGCTGCGAGCTGACCGGACGTCCGCGTTCGAATTACCGCAAGACCAAGCTGAGCCGCATCGCGCTGCGCGATCTCGGTTCCAGGGGCCTGGTTCCCGGCCTCGTGAAGTCGAGCTGGTAG
- the rpsH gene encoding 30S ribosomal protein S8, giving the protein MSTHDPISDLITRIRNAQMRNKSKVSTPGSRMRANVLEVLKSEGYIRGYASVEHSSGRSELEIELKYFDGEPVIREIERISRPGRRVYASVKNLPRVKNGLGISVLSTPKGIMADHEARDANVGGEVLFTVF; this is encoded by the coding sequence ATGTCCACGCACGATCCGATCAGCGACCTCATCACCCGCATCCGTAATGCGCAGATGCGCAACAAGTCCAAGGTTTCGACCCCAGGCTCGAGGATGCGCGCCAATGTGCTGGAAGTCCTCAAGAGCGAGGGCTATATCCGCGGCTACGCCAGCGTCGAGCATTCCTCGGGCCGCAGCGAGCTTGAAATCGAGCTGAAGTATTTCGATGGCGAGCCGGTGATTCGGGAGATCGAGCGCATCTCCAGGCCGGGGCGGCGCGTTTACGCCTCGGTTAAGAATCTGCCGCGCGTCAAGAACGGGCTAGGAATTTCGGTGCTGTCGACGCCGAAGGGGATCATGGCCGACCACGAGGCGCGCGACGCGAACGTGGGCGGCGAAGTTCTCTTCACGGTGTTCTAG
- the rplF gene encoding 50S ribosomal protein L6 produces MSRIGKRPVTVPSGVTATVEGQTVRMKGPKGQLEFVVHNDVEVKLENGAVKVAPRYETNRAQALYGTARAQVANLVAGVTKGFEKKLEIVGVGYRAALQGKTLQLALGYSHDVSYAIPEGITIAVPKPTEITIAGNDAQRVGQVAAEIRGYRPPEPYKGKGVKYADEFIFRKEGKKK; encoded by the coding sequence ATGTCACGCATTGGCAAGAGGCCAGTCACGGTGCCGTCCGGTGTGACCGCGACCGTCGAAGGGCAGACGGTCAGGATGAAGGGGCCGAAAGGCCAGCTTGAGTTCGTCGTCCATAACGATGTCGAGGTGAAGCTCGAGAACGGCGCGGTGAAGGTCGCGCCGCGATACGAGACCAACCGGGCGCAGGCGCTGTATGGCACCGCGCGGGCGCAGGTCGCAAACCTCGTCGCGGGCGTCACCAAGGGTTTCGAGAAGAAGCTTGAGATCGTCGGCGTCGGCTATCGCGCTGCGTTGCAGGGCAAGACCTTGCAGCTCGCGCTCGGCTACAGCCACGATGTCAGTTATGCGATCCCGGAGGGGATCACGATCGCCGTGCCGAAGCCGACCGAAATCACGATCGCGGGTAATGATGCGCAGCGCGTCGGTCAGGTCGCTGCCGAGATCCGCGGCTATCGTCCGCCGGAGCCCTACAAGGGCAAGGGCGTGAAGTACGCCGATGAATTCATCTTCCGCAAGGAAGGCAAGAAGAAGTAA
- the rplR gene encoding 50S ribosomal protein L18 — protein sequence MSKLKVTNARRKQRVRLSLRRTANGRPRLSVFRSSKHIYAQVIDDLKGETLASASSLEKTMRDAGNTGANIDAAKAVGKLLAERAVKNGVKEVVFDRGSYLYHGRVKALADAARESGLSF from the coding sequence ATGTCGAAACTCAAGGTCACGAATGCCCGGCGCAAGCAACGCGTGAGGCTGTCGTTGCGCCGCACCGCCAACGGCCGCCCGCGTCTGTCGGTGTTCCGTTCGTCGAAGCACATCTATGCCCAGGTCATCGACGACCTGAAGGGCGAGACGCTGGCGTCGGCGTCGTCGCTCGAGAAAACGATGCGCGATGCAGGCAACACCGGCGCCAACATCGATGCGGCCAAGGCGGTCGGCAAGCTGCTGGCGGAGCGGGCGGTGAAGAACGGCGTCAAGGAAGTCGTCTTCGACCGCGGCAGCTATCTTTATCATGGCCGCGTCAAGGCGCTGGCCGATGCGGCCCGCGAAAGCGGCTTGAGCTTCTGA
- the rpsE gene encoding 30S ribosomal protein S5, whose protein sequence is MAGERERGGGHRGGREERDSEFVDKLVHINRVAKVVKGGKRFGFAALVVIGDQKGRVGFGHGKAREVPEAIRKATESAKRNLTRVALREGRTLHHDIAGRHGAGRVYLRAAPAGTGIIAGGPMRAVFETLGIQDVVAKSVGSSNPYNMIRATFDALKHQDSPRSVSARRNIKVSTLQSRRVGGDAEAVAE, encoded by the coding sequence ATGGCAGGTGAACGCGAACGCGGTGGCGGCCACAGGGGTGGTCGGGAAGAGCGCGATAGCGAATTCGTCGACAAGCTCGTCCACATCAATCGGGTGGCGAAGGTCGTCAAGGGCGGCAAGCGCTTCGGCTTTGCGGCGCTGGTCGTGATCGGCGATCAGAAGGGCCGGGTCGGGTTCGGTCACGGCAAGGCGCGCGAAGTTCCGGAAGCGATCCGCAAGGCGACGGAGTCGGCCAAGCGCAATCTGACGCGCGTGGCGCTGCGCGAGGGCCGGACGCTGCATCACGACATCGCGGGCCGTCACGGCGCCGGCCGGGTTTACCTGCGCGCCGCGCCGGCCGGCACCGGCATCATCGCCGGCGGCCCGATGCGCGCCGTGTTCGAGACGCTCGGCATCCAGGACGTGGTGGCGAAGTCGGTCGGCTCGTCCAATCCCTACAACATGATTCGCGCGACCTTCGACGCGCTGAAACATCAGGATTCACCGCGTTCGGTTTCCGCTCGCCGCAATATCAAGGTATCCACGCTGCAATCGCGCCGTGTCGGCGGCGACGCGGAAGCGGTTGCCGAATAA
- the rpmD gene encoding 50S ribosomal protein L30, with translation MAKAAKTIKVEQTRSAIRRQHSQRSTLVGLKLNKIGRVAELQDTPETRGMIAKVQHLVRVIDET, from the coding sequence ATGGCCAAGGCCGCAAAGACGATCAAGGTCGAGCAGACCCGCAGCGCAATCCGCCGCCAACACTCGCAGCGCTCGACGCTGGTCGGGCTCAAGCTCAACAAGATCGGTCGGGTCGCTGAGTTGCAGGATACGCCTGAAACTCGCGGCATGATCGCGAAGGTTCAACACCTCGTCCGGGTGATCGACGAGACGTAA
- the rplO gene encoding 50S ribosomal protein L15 encodes MKLSDIADNAGSRKKRMRIGRGIGSGKGKTGGRGGKGQTARSGVRIKGFEGGQMPLHRRLPKRGFNNIFRVEFAEINLDRLQDAIDAGSIDAKSTVNAESLVKSGVVRRAKGGVRLLGRGEIKAKLTIEVHGASKSAIAAVEKAGGTVKILAPKKDEGEAA; translated from the coding sequence ATGAAACTCAGCGATATCGCCGACAACGCAGGCTCGCGCAAGAAGCGCATGCGGATCGGCCGGGGTATCGGCTCCGGCAAAGGCAAGACCGGCGGCCGTGGCGGCAAGGGCCAGACTGCACGCTCGGGCGTGCGCATCAAGGGCTTCGAGGGCGGCCAGATGCCGCTACACCGGCGTCTGCCGAAGCGCGGCTTTAACAACATCTTCCGGGTGGAGTTCGCCGAGATCAATCTCGACCGGCTCCAGGATGCGATCGACGCCGGGTCGATCGATGCCAAGAGCACGGTCAACGCCGAGTCGCTGGTGAAGTCCGGCGTGGTGCGGCGTGCCAAGGGCGGCGTTCGCTTGCTCGGGCGCGGCGAGATCAAGGCGAAGCTGACCATCGAGGTTCACGGTGCCTCGAAGTCCGCGATCGCGGCGGTCGAGAAGGCCGGCGGCACGGTGAAAATCCTTGCGCCGAAGAAGGACGAGGGTGAGGCAGCGTAA
- the secY gene encoding preprotein translocase subunit SecY, with product MASAAEQLAANLNFSAFAKADELKKRIWFTLGALLVYRLGTYIPLPGIDPTVWQKVFNSQAGGILGMFNMFSGGGIDRMAIFALNIMPYISAAIILQLLTSVSPKLEALKKEGEAGRKVINQYTRYLTVVLAFFQSYGIAVGLQGAGNVVTNPGMFFLVSTAITLTGGTMFLMWLGEQITSRGIGNGISLIIMAGIVAELPSALANMLELGRQGALSTGIILIVLIMVVGVIAFIVFMERAQRRLLIQYPKRQVGNKMFEGQSSHLPLKLNTSGVIPPIFASSLLLLPTTVANFNAGKGPEWFQWVNTQLGHGRPMFLILYIALIVFFTFFYTAIVFNPTETADNLKKHGGFIPGIRPGERTAEYIDYVLSRITVPGAAYLAVVCLIPEILISYAAVPFYFGGTSLLIVVSVTMDTVQQVQGYLLAHQYEGLIKKSKLRGRRR from the coding sequence ATGGCCTCAGCAGCGGAACAATTGGCGGCGAACCTTAACTTCTCCGCGTTCGCGAAAGCCGACGAACTGAAGAAGCGCATCTGGTTCACGCTGGGCGCGTTGCTCGTCTATCGGCTCGGCACCTACATCCCGCTGCCGGGCATCGACCCCACGGTTTGGCAGAAGGTTTTCAACTCCCAGGCCGGCGGCATCCTCGGGATGTTCAACATGTTCTCCGGCGGTGGTATCGACCGCATGGCGATCTTCGCCTTGAACATCATGCCGTACATCTCGGCAGCGATCATCCTGCAACTGTTGACCTCCGTGTCGCCTAAGCTTGAGGCCCTCAAGAAGGAGGGTGAAGCCGGCCGCAAGGTGATCAATCAATACACGCGCTATCTCACCGTGGTGCTGGCGTTCTTCCAGTCCTACGGCATCGCCGTCGGCCTCCAGGGCGCCGGCAACGTCGTTACCAATCCCGGCATGTTCTTCCTGGTCTCGACCGCAATCACGCTGACCGGCGGCACCATGTTCCTGATGTGGCTTGGCGAGCAGATTACCTCGCGCGGCATCGGAAACGGCATTTCGCTCATCATCATGGCGGGCATCGTCGCCGAGTTGCCGTCGGCGCTCGCCAACATGCTGGAGCTCGGCCGTCAGGGTGCGCTGTCGACCGGGATCATCCTGATCGTTCTGATCATGGTCGTGGGCGTCATCGCCTTTATCGTGTTCATGGAGCGCGCCCAGCGCAGGTTGCTGATCCAGTATCCGAAGCGCCAGGTCGGCAACAAGATGTTCGAGGGGCAGTCCTCGCATCTGCCGCTGAAACTCAATACCTCGGGCGTGATTCCGCCGATCTTCGCGTCGTCGCTGCTGCTGCTGCCGACGACCGTCGCGAACTTCAACGCAGGCAAGGGACCGGAATGGTTCCAGTGGGTGAACACGCAACTCGGCCACGGCCGGCCGATGTTTCTGATCCTCTACATCGCGCTGATCGTGTTCTTCACCTTCTTCTACACCGCGATTGTTTTCAATCCGACCGAGACCGCCGACAATCTGAAAAAGCACGGCGGCTTCATTCCGGGCATCAGGCCGGGCGAGCGAACCGCCGAATATATCGACTACGTGCTCTCGCGTATCACCGTGCCGGGGGCGGCGTATCTCGCGGTTGTCTGCCTTATTCCTGAGATTCTGATTTCCTACGCGGCCGTGCCGTTCTATTTCGGCGGTACATCGCTGTTGATCGTCGTCAGCGTGACGATGGATACGGTGCAGCAGGTGCAGGGATATCTGCTGGCCCATCAGTATGAAGGACTGATCAAAAAGTCCAAGCTGAGGGGCCGCCGTCGATGA